One segment of Paenibacillus sp. FSL R7-0337 DNA contains the following:
- a CDS encoding MATE family efflux transporter has protein sequence MKQTSSIKQKAGQFLHILLPILITQIALSAITFFDTNMSGKFGTNDLAGVAIGTSLWIPIQTGLSGILMGITPIVSHLLGSKRDKDVANQVMQGIWLSLIVSVLVLILGSLALTPILNFMNLEPAVRDIAFRFLGAISFGVIPLFGYTVVRSCIDALGQTRVSMFITLIALPINVGLNYLLIFGNFGFPRLGGVGAGVASAITYWVIFLIALIFVYRAEPFRNLQIFRKFHALSLVSLKELLKIGVPIGFSIFFETAVFSAVTLLMSRFDTITIAAHQAAINFASTLYMIPLSICMSLTILVGFENGSGRLKDARQYGIMGIGTAAVLSLLTALVLIFAGNHVAGLYSDDQEVISLIKHFLIYAIFFQISDAIATPTQGVLRGYKDVNPAFVICFIAYWVIGLPVGYLLATYTELGAYGYWIGLITGLGIGAILLLARLVRVQRRFAPEKA, from the coding sequence ATGAAACAGACTTCTTCCATTAAGCAAAAGGCCGGGCAATTCCTGCATATATTGCTTCCGATTCTGATTACTCAGATTGCATTGTCGGCCATTACCTTCTTCGACACCAATATGTCCGGCAAATTCGGCACGAATGATCTGGCCGGCGTAGCCATCGGCACAAGCCTGTGGATTCCGATCCAGACAGGCCTCAGCGGTATTCTTATGGGGATCACACCCATTGTGTCTCATCTCCTCGGCAGCAAGCGGGACAAGGATGTGGCCAACCAGGTGATGCAGGGCATTTGGCTCTCCCTTATCGTATCGGTGCTCGTGCTGATTCTTGGCAGCCTCGCTCTAACACCGATCCTGAATTTCATGAATCTGGAGCCTGCGGTACGCGATATTGCCTTCCGCTTCCTCGGTGCCATCTCCTTCGGCGTTATCCCGCTGTTCGGCTATACCGTTGTCCGTAGCTGTATTGATGCCCTGGGTCAGACCCGCGTCTCCATGTTCATCACCCTGATTGCCTTGCCGATCAATGTGGGGCTTAACTATCTGCTGATCTTCGGCAACTTTGGCTTCCCCCGCCTTGGCGGAGTAGGCGCAGGCGTAGCCTCTGCAATCACGTACTGGGTCATCTTTCTGATTGCCCTAATCTTCGTCTACCGGGCCGAGCCTTTCCGTAACCTGCAGATTTTCCGTAAATTTCACGCGCTGTCCCTGGTAAGCCTCAAGGAGCTGCTGAAGATTGGTGTGCCTATCGGCTTTTCGATCTTTTTCGAGACGGCGGTGTTCTCGGCTGTAACTCTGCTGATGAGCCGCTTCGATACGATTACAATCGCTGCCCATCAGGCCGCCATTAACTTCGCCTCCACCCTCTATATGATTCCGCTGAGCATCTGTATGAGTCTGACGATTCTCGTCGGCTTCGAGAACGGCTCCGGCCGGCTGAAGGACGCGCGCCAGTATGGCATTATGGGCATTGGTACGGCGGCTGTCCTCTCCCTGCTCACAGCACTGGTGCTTATCTTCGCCGGGAATCATGTCGCCGGACTGTATTCGGATGACCAAGAGGTTATCTCGCTGATCAAGCATTTCCTGATCTACGCGATCTTCTTCCAGATCTCCGATGCCATCGCAACCCCCACCCAAGGCGTGCTGCGGGGATATAAGGATGTTAATCCAGCGTTCGTCATCTGCTTCATTGCTTATTGGGTGATCGGCCTGCCCGTCGGATACCTGCTCGCCACTTATACTGAGCTTGGGGCCTACGGCTACTGGATTGGACTCATTACCGGCCTTGGAATCGGCGCAATTCTGCTGCTGGCCCGGCTCGTCAGGGTGCAGCGCAGATTCGCCCCGGAGAAGGCATAA
- a CDS encoding putative glycoside hydrolase: MNITWALLMMALGGVGVPNQGHEADVAAVLQGAMNPPIVAEHTTNPDAAASPNGGGTASPAPSPSASPETARIADPQPDAPKVKGIYVTAYSAGGARMETLLALLDKTELNSMVIDIKDDAGYITYKTDNAELQQMGHPQPFIGDINKLMTRLKEHNVYPIARIVVFKDSVLAKKNKELSFVNKDGSVWANKGGDSFVNPYNENVWKYNVDIAKEAVKLGFKEIQFDYVRFPEGFEKRADTLKYTKSDRPRVEIIADFVKYAKAELAPLGVRISVDIFGYAASVPAAEGIGQDFVKISKNVDVISPMVYPSHYSTGWFDVKDPDKDPYATIKGSMVDTHKKLNPLGSYKPVIRPWIQDFTASWLGSGHYVKYGKKQVEDQIRALKDQNIDEFLLWNANNRYTADVKYDQ; the protein is encoded by the coding sequence ATGAATATCACCTGGGCTTTACTGATGATGGCACTGGGAGGCGTGGGTGTCCCGAATCAAGGACATGAAGCCGATGTGGCAGCAGTACTGCAGGGCGCCATGAATCCCCCCATCGTCGCAGAACACACAACGAATCCTGACGCAGCAGCATCACCGAACGGAGGCGGCACTGCCTCTCCTGCACCTTCACCAAGCGCATCGCCAGAGACAGCACGTATTGCTGATCCGCAGCCGGATGCTCCCAAGGTTAAGGGGATATACGTGACTGCCTACAGCGCCGGGGGCGCACGGATGGAGACTCTGCTTGCCCTGTTGGACAAGACTGAGCTGAACTCTATGGTTATCGATATTAAGGATGATGCCGGATATATCACCTACAAGACAGACAATGCTGAGCTTCAGCAAATGGGACATCCCCAGCCGTTCATAGGGGATATCAACAAGCTGATGACCCGCCTGAAGGAGCATAATGTCTACCCGATTGCGCGGATTGTAGTCTTCAAGGATTCAGTGCTCGCCAAAAAGAACAAGGAATTATCATTCGTTAACAAAGACGGCTCTGTCTGGGCCAACAAAGGCGGAGACAGCTTCGTCAATCCTTATAACGAAAATGTGTGGAAGTATAACGTAGATATTGCCAAGGAGGCCGTTAAGCTCGGGTTCAAGGAAATCCAGTTTGACTATGTACGCTTCCCTGAAGGCTTCGAGAAGCGTGCGGACACTCTGAAATACACGAAGAGCGACAGACCGCGCGTGGAAATCATCGCCGACTTTGTCAAGTATGCCAAAGCTGAGCTGGCACCGTTGGGAGTTCGGATCTCTGTAGATATCTTCGGTTATGCCGCCTCGGTACCTGCCGCAGAAGGCATCGGCCAGGATTTCGTGAAGATCTCCAAGAATGTCGATGTTATCAGCCCGATGGTCTATCCGAGCCATTATTCCACCGGCTGGTTCGATGTGAAGGACCCGGACAAAGACCCTTATGCTACCATTAAGGGCTCAATGGTTGATACGCACAAGAAGCTGAATCCGCTAGGCAGCTACAAACCGGTGATCCGCCCATGGATTCAGGATTTCACCGCCAGCTGGCTGGGCAGCGGGCATTATGTCAAATACGGCAAGAAGCAGGTTGAAGATCAGATTCGTGCCTTGAAGGATCAGAATATCGACGAATTCCTGCTCTGGAATGCCAACAACCGCTATACTGCCGATGTGAAGTACGACCAATAA
- a CDS encoding metal-sensitive transcriptional regulator: protein MEYDKAITNRLKRIEGQVRGVLGMLEEGKDCREIVNQLTAIRTAVDRSIGAVIGDNLEHCIQEELAKGNSPEHVIKEAVDLLVKSR, encoded by the coding sequence GTGGAATATGATAAAGCTATTACCAACCGGTTGAAGCGTATCGAAGGTCAGGTAAGAGGAGTGCTGGGGATGCTGGAGGAAGGCAAGGATTGCCGTGAGATTGTCAATCAACTGACTGCGATCCGGACAGCCGTAGACCGCTCTATTGGTGCAGTGATCGGAGACAATCTGGAGCACTGTATCCAGGAAGAGCTGGCGAAGGGGAATTCTCCTGAACACGTGATTAAGGAAGCGGTAGATCTGCTTGTAAAAAGCCGGTGA